A region of Periophthalmus magnuspinnatus isolate fPerMag1 chromosome 13, fPerMag1.2.pri, whole genome shotgun sequence DNA encodes the following proteins:
- the limk1a gene encoding LIM domain kinase 1a isoform X1, whose translation MSARDTVKCCECSASLSHWYYEKDGRLFCKKDYWAKFGELCHGCTDPITTGLIMVAGEQKYHPECFTCLNCRSFIGDGDTYALVERSKLYCGHCYYQTVVTPVSLPDSPCSQIPHTVTLVSIPASAEGNNGRRGRGFSVAIDQPLSPTSAFSPEPGHTLRVTEVDQECISPDVKNSIHVGDRILEINGTPIHNVPLDEIDLLIQETSQLLQLTIEHDPHGHGQNGCTDAKEQVDGPLSSSGPFVPITQPPNADINNFRSRIVTRSYSIDKSPSSSNAASPMSQRKDINRSESLRVVSNRTHRIFRPSDLIHGEVLGKGCFGQAIKVTHRETGEVMVMKELIRFDDETQRTFLKEVKVMRCLDHPNVLKFIGVLYKDKRLNFISEYIKGGTLRDIIKKMDSKYPWNQRVSFAKDIAAGMSYLHSMNIIHRDLNSHNCLVREDNTVVVADFGLARLMVDDKHEDRLSKGKLSGLKKPDRRKRYTVVGNPYWMAPEMIHGKSYDERVDIFSYGIMLCEIIGRVNADPDYLPRAVDFGLNISGFLEHYWPQDCPQAFFPMAALCCDLDAEKRPAFTKLEEWLENLKMHLDMGLPLISELEQLHKAFWENHIVTRSENGLHSPEEPE comes from the exons GTTGCAGGAGAGCAAAAATATCACCCAGAATGCTTCACCTGTCTGAACTGCAGGTCTTTCATTGGTGATGGGGACACATATGCTTTGGTAGAGAGATCTAAGCTTTACTG TGGTCACTGCTACTACCAGACTGTGGTCACCCCTGTGTCTCTCCCGGACTCTCCGTGTTCACAGATCCCACACACTGTGACTCTGGTGTCTATCCCGGCCTCGGCTGAAGGCAACAATGGGCGAAGGGGCCGAGGATTTTCAGTAGCCATCGACCAGCCTCTCAGTCCTACCAGTGCATTTAGCCCTGAACCAGGCCACACTCTCAGAGTCACAGA AGTTGACCAAGAATGCATTAGTCCTGATGTGAAAAATTCCATCCATGTGGGAGATAGGATCCTCGAGATCAACGGGACGCCCATACACAATGTTCCTTTGGATGAG ATTGACTTGTTAATTCAAGAGACCAGCCAACTGCTTCAGCTCACCATTGAACATGACCCTCATGGCCATGGGCAAAATGGCTGTACAGATGCTAAAGAGCAGGTGGATGGACCTCTGTCAAGTTCAGGCCCATTTGTGCCCATCACACAGCCCCCAAACGCTGACATCAACAACTTCCGATCACGTATTGTCAC GCGGAGCTATAGCATTGACAAATCACCAAGCTCCAGCAATGCAGCTTCTCCTATGTCCCAGAGGAAGGACATTAATCGGTCcgagtctctgagagttgtttCAAATCGTACACATCGCATCTTCCGCCCATCTGACCTCATTCACGGAGAAGTGCTTGGCAAAGGATGCTTTGGCCAGGCTATAAAG GTTACCCACAGAGAAACAGGGGAGGTGATGGTCATGAAGGAGTTGATTCGTTTCGATGATGAAACACAAAGAACATTCCTTAAAGAG GTGAAAGTGATGAGATGCCTTGATCACCCCAATGTTCTCAAGTTTATTGGAGTTCTCTACAAAGACAAGAGACTGAACTTCATCTCTGAATATATAAAGGGAGGCACTCTTAGGGACATTATTAAGAAAATG GATAGCAAATACCCCTGGAACCAACGAGTGAGCTTTGCCAAGGACATCGCTGCAGGCATG TCCTACCTGCATTCCATGAACATAATCCACCGGGACCTCAACTCGCACAACTGCCTTGTCCGAGAG GATAATACAGTTGTTGTAGCAGACTTTGGCCTTGCACGACTAATGGTGGATGACAAGCATGAAGACAGGTTGTCAAAGGGTAAATTGTCAGGTCTGAAGAAGCCTGATCGCAGGAAGAGATACACTGTTGTGGGGAATCCCTATTGGATGGCTCCTGAAATGATTCATG GAAAGAGCTACGATGAAAGAGTAGACATATTTTCATACGGCATCATGCTCTGTGAA ATAATTGGAAGAGTCAATGCTGACCCAGACTATTTACCAAGAGCAGTGGACTTTGGACTGAACATCTCTGGCTTCCTTGAACATTACTGGCCCCAGGATTGTCCTCAAGCTTTCTTTCCAATGGCAGCTCTATGCTGTGATCTTGATGCAGAGAAACG GCCTGCTTTCACAAAACTGGAAGAATGGTTGGAGAACCTAAAGATGCACTTGGACATGGGTTTGCCTCTGATCTCTGAACTGGAGCAGCTGCACAAAGCTTTCTGggaaaatcacattgtcacaCGCTCTGAGAACGGCCTGCACAGCCCTGAAGAGCCTGAGTAG
- the limk1a gene encoding LIM domain kinase 1a isoform X2: MVGDLFFWSFCCLRLWKREKKVAGEQKYHPECFTCLNCRSFIGDGDTYALVERSKLYCGHCYYQTVVTPVSLPDSPCSQIPHTVTLVSIPASAEGNNGRRGRGFSVAIDQPLSPTSAFSPEPGHTLRVTEVDQECISPDVKNSIHVGDRILEINGTPIHNVPLDEIDLLIQETSQLLQLTIEHDPHGHGQNGCTDAKEQVDGPLSSSGPFVPITQPPNADINNFRSRIVTRSYSIDKSPSSSNAASPMSQRKDINRSESLRVVSNRTHRIFRPSDLIHGEVLGKGCFGQAIKVTHRETGEVMVMKELIRFDDETQRTFLKEVKVMRCLDHPNVLKFIGVLYKDKRLNFISEYIKGGTLRDIIKKMDSKYPWNQRVSFAKDIAAGMSYLHSMNIIHRDLNSHNCLVREDNTVVVADFGLARLMVDDKHEDRLSKGKLSGLKKPDRRKRYTVVGNPYWMAPEMIHGKSYDERVDIFSYGIMLCEIIGRVNADPDYLPRAVDFGLNISGFLEHYWPQDCPQAFFPMAALCCDLDAEKRPAFTKLEEWLENLKMHLDMGLPLISELEQLHKAFWENHIVTRSENGLHSPEEPE; this comes from the exons GTTGCAGGAGAGCAAAAATATCACCCAGAATGCTTCACCTGTCTGAACTGCAGGTCTTTCATTGGTGATGGGGACACATATGCTTTGGTAGAGAGATCTAAGCTTTACTG TGGTCACTGCTACTACCAGACTGTGGTCACCCCTGTGTCTCTCCCGGACTCTCCGTGTTCACAGATCCCACACACTGTGACTCTGGTGTCTATCCCGGCCTCGGCTGAAGGCAACAATGGGCGAAGGGGCCGAGGATTTTCAGTAGCCATCGACCAGCCTCTCAGTCCTACCAGTGCATTTAGCCCTGAACCAGGCCACACTCTCAGAGTCACAGA AGTTGACCAAGAATGCATTAGTCCTGATGTGAAAAATTCCATCCATGTGGGAGATAGGATCCTCGAGATCAACGGGACGCCCATACACAATGTTCCTTTGGATGAG ATTGACTTGTTAATTCAAGAGACCAGCCAACTGCTTCAGCTCACCATTGAACATGACCCTCATGGCCATGGGCAAAATGGCTGTACAGATGCTAAAGAGCAGGTGGATGGACCTCTGTCAAGTTCAGGCCCATTTGTGCCCATCACACAGCCCCCAAACGCTGACATCAACAACTTCCGATCACGTATTGTCAC GCGGAGCTATAGCATTGACAAATCACCAAGCTCCAGCAATGCAGCTTCTCCTATGTCCCAGAGGAAGGACATTAATCGGTCcgagtctctgagagttgtttCAAATCGTACACATCGCATCTTCCGCCCATCTGACCTCATTCACGGAGAAGTGCTTGGCAAAGGATGCTTTGGCCAGGCTATAAAG GTTACCCACAGAGAAACAGGGGAGGTGATGGTCATGAAGGAGTTGATTCGTTTCGATGATGAAACACAAAGAACATTCCTTAAAGAG GTGAAAGTGATGAGATGCCTTGATCACCCCAATGTTCTCAAGTTTATTGGAGTTCTCTACAAAGACAAGAGACTGAACTTCATCTCTGAATATATAAAGGGAGGCACTCTTAGGGACATTATTAAGAAAATG GATAGCAAATACCCCTGGAACCAACGAGTGAGCTTTGCCAAGGACATCGCTGCAGGCATG TCCTACCTGCATTCCATGAACATAATCCACCGGGACCTCAACTCGCACAACTGCCTTGTCCGAGAG GATAATACAGTTGTTGTAGCAGACTTTGGCCTTGCACGACTAATGGTGGATGACAAGCATGAAGACAGGTTGTCAAAGGGTAAATTGTCAGGTCTGAAGAAGCCTGATCGCAGGAAGAGATACACTGTTGTGGGGAATCCCTATTGGATGGCTCCTGAAATGATTCATG GAAAGAGCTACGATGAAAGAGTAGACATATTTTCATACGGCATCATGCTCTGTGAA ATAATTGGAAGAGTCAATGCTGACCCAGACTATTTACCAAGAGCAGTGGACTTTGGACTGAACATCTCTGGCTTCCTTGAACATTACTGGCCCCAGGATTGTCCTCAAGCTTTCTTTCCAATGGCAGCTCTATGCTGTGATCTTGATGCAGAGAAACG GCCTGCTTTCACAAAACTGGAAGAATGGTTGGAGAACCTAAAGATGCACTTGGACATGGGTTTGCCTCTGATCTCTGAACTGGAGCAGCTGCACAAAGCTTTCTGggaaaatcacattgtcacaCGCTCTGAGAACGGCCTGCACAGCCCTGAAGAGCCTGAGTAG